ACTCCTTGTTCCAGTGTTGGATATTGATTATGGGCTGTTATGGCCAGTTCGATACTTGAAACCATGGTAGAGGTGTCATTTTgtgtagagagagaaagagagagctaGCAATAACTTACCCTGATGACCCAaagagttttatttatttatttttataatttcaaaGAAGAATTAAAAATCGAAGGATTAAAAGGTTTTTAGTCATACACGACGAAGAGGGAATCACTTTACTTATTGGTTCTGaacatggttcaaggaatttttatcctctcaaatgcGGTCCACTACCCAGTGCATTTTTAAAGTGCATCGGATGGTACATTGCACTTGAGACTTGAATTTATATCTTCCCAAGTGCAGTGATCCTGATGCACATTAAAAGTGCACTAGACAATgtaccacacttgagaggatcgGTATTACCATTTCCGCTCTCAAGATGTCTAtgaattttataatattaaataacacaaccCATAACTCATGTATATGGAAGTTAATAGGAGTTGTTTCTGGTAGTATTATTTATAACAAAATAGTATTGTCATAGTAAAGGTATGTTTCTTTTCCAAATATCATAAGAAACATATTCTACCACATGGGCATGGGCAGATGATATATCTGTCGCAAAACACCTATTATATCGTAGGTTTGTAGTTGGTTGGACCAATAATCTTCCATACAAACCGGGTCAACCCCGTAATCTTATGCCTAGTCATTTGATTGGACCATGAATTTAGGAATCATATCTTATTAATCAATACGTATCGGTATTGATAGTGACCGATACCAATACAACACTGGTCaaaaagttattttttattggaatcGGCTTGATTCGAACCAATACGTATGACTGGATTGTATTggtaataaaagaaaaattatctcttttagtttcctacccggcccagttccctagtgcctttAATGAGGGGGTGTTGGCCCCACCTGAGCAGAGTGTTTGTCacaggtagggtggtcattgtgctccCCTTGTTAGGGCCATTGGGGAACTGGGCAGGGCAGGAAACTAAAAGGGATAAAGATTCGGTAATAAAATAGGTCGAGTTCTCACTTTTAATCCCTAAAGTGTGTATAACGATTGTAGTGTCGGGGTCCTTTCCTACCGAGCTGCCCTAACTGCCGTGGATGGTTTTAGTACACGGTATCAGACACccaaaatcgatatgataccgatacggtatcggcttGGATCGGTCGTATCAGacaaaattatccttgaaattccttaaaaaatgagtttgttGACCATTTTACTCCTTGTTCATACCATGCCACCGATACAGTATCGAcacggtatcggtatcgatgaCTAACAAAACCGTATTGGGCGATACGAtcccgatacttagaaccatgttgCCGTATGCACCCAAGACATAACAAAACGGAaaaaagaccaccttacccttgctcgAGCGCCCTTACCTAAGCGGGGGTAAAGCGATCTTTTTTGCCTTACTGTGTGAGGGGCATACGGAAGTAGGGGCAGATcgaaagtagaggatccagatccaaGGATTGTACCTAAGTGCTATGATATAATAATGGTGACTTGACCCCACCTTACTCCTCCCCCCTAACCCCacccaagaaagaaagaaagaaaaaggcaaaaagaaaAGCTTCCATGAGATCATGGAGTGTGTAGAACAGTAAGAACTGCAGAGAACTAGGCACTAGTTTGTTTATTAAGAAAAACTTCCATGATCAAATCATGGAGTGTAGGAAGGGTAAGAACTGAACAACTTAGtataataaaaattttttttgggggtacaAAGTAAACTTATTATATAAATGCATGAAGACTATATGCCCATTTTATTACTGATAGAAAGACAGTAATGCATGTGTGGATTGTCATTTTCTCCCCCTTAGATACACTGAAACCTCATCAATATTCAATACAACCTGAACAATTATTAAATACCACCACTCCAGGACAAAAAACCACAAGTTACTTAAATATTAACCTTATTTATGACTCCACACTtgactttccttttcttttcttttccagaTCTGGCTCTCTgtcagccgtggcgggagctggaggaacAACCCAGCCAAAATCTGCCGGGGGAGTGGGGGTTGTGAAATGACTCAAACACTCCTATTTTGattgggttggatcctccaaCTCTCGCCTAGGCTGGAAGAGAGCTGATATTGTCCTTTTAAATTACCACATTACTTTCCCACTCACAATTGGTCCGACTCTTCTACTTCCGCCGGCCCGGTATTGCCATGCGCCCTCATACATAAGCGCGGTAGAAAGTACCGGCTTATCCCACTTAGGCAAGGTGatcgggcaagggtaaggcgatACATTCTGCCCTGCTGGTGTGTGGGGTGCACGCGAGAGTAGGGGCAGGCAAAAATAGAGGAGTCGAATTGCTCATGACTGACATATTTAATTACTCttaactcaaactcaaacttctttcttttttcctttcttgaaCACCtgcaccatctctctctctctctctccgacTGCCGGCGAAAGAAGAGGAGTCGAATTGCTCATGACTCACATATTTAAGTACTCTTAACTCAAACTCAAacgtctttcttttttcctttcttgaaCACCTGCaccatctctttctccctctctctctctctctctctctctctctcaaagatgATAGAACTGATCACTAAGATATGTTCCAATTTCCAAGAGCAATTGAGAATTGAGATGATCCCCAAAGTAAAGAACAGCTACAGAGATATATCTATGTATAGAAATATATAATAGTTTTTGTACCTACAAATCTGGTGGGAGAGAGAAATCGGTAGAAAAGGAGCCTAGAAATCAAGAGCATAGAGAGCACAAATTAATATGACATCCAGATAGCACCAACATCTCTGAGCATGGCCACCAGTTCTCCACTGAGATGCAGAGCCATCAGACTCTTTAACCCTCCAACCCTCTTTCCTCCTATAAACACTGCCGGTGTCGGTGTCGGTGCCGGTGCTGGTGCAGGGTCTGCAAGCGCAATTCCTCCCTCATTCTGACCCTGTGCTTGAACTTGAGCTTGATCTTGGCTATCGTGGGCAGCGAGTGCTCCCAATTCAGATTCCTCCAATTCGATGACGACAGGATGAACATCGATCTTAGAGAGAAGCTTCTTCATGACATGGCACATACAACAAGACTTTCTACTAAATATGATGACTGGATTCTCAGTTATCAGCCTCTCTATCATCCTCTCCGGCGTCTCCCCTACATCTATAGTCAGCGGCGCCGCCCCTACTCTCGTAGTTGCCGTCCCTTCCCCTGCCGGTGACGCAATATCCACTCGTACTCCCCCTTCCGATAATATTCTTACACCTTGCATCACCGGAGATCACAGTTtgctttgagagagagagagagagagagaagaagtgctGTGGGGATCGAAATATCGAATACGTTTCGAGGATTCTTATAAGAAACATATAGTACCGATTCAGTACGTCGCACTAGATGTGTtggatttggtatctgatgacGTCATCAAATAATCAATGGTGATGGAGAATCTTGGAACATTTTGACTTGGTAGTCGGTGATGAGTATtggatatttatttatttaccttaTGGGAGGAGAAGATCCCGAGGGTAGGAGTAGAGAGACGAGGTTCACAACTTCACATGGAGGAGTAGGGGAACCAGGAAGAGTATGACGTCATCAACACGCCAGGGCTCCACGTAGGATCAGGTAACGACGACTTTGGAGTGAGAATTGGTTGTTGACGTAAGCGATTCTGGTAATTAAAATGATCTTTATGTGACGTCAGCTGAGATGGACGAACGGCTCTTTTGGCTTCCTGGTCCTAGTGGAGGCGGGACTTG
The sequence above is a segment of the Telopea speciosissima isolate NSW1024214 ecotype Mountain lineage chromosome 7, Tspe_v1, whole genome shotgun sequence genome. Coding sequences within it:
- the LOC122669300 gene encoding glutaredoxin-C6-like, which codes for MQGVRILSEGGVRVDIASPAGEGTATTRVGAAPLTIDVGETPERMIERLITENPVIIFSRKSCCMCHVMKKLLSKIDVHPVVIELEESELGALAAHDSQDQAQVQAQGQNEGGIALADPAPAPAPTPTPAVFIGGKRVGGLKSLMALHLSGELVAMLRDVGAIWMSY